The window GTAGGCTGGATCGCGAGCGTATAGAAGCGACGCATGTTCTGCGCCGGATCGATGCGGCGAAGATGAACCGAGCCTGTCTCCTCTTTCTCCATGGCCGGATTCTCGCTTCCTTCGGAAGCGGCGTCCAACGACTTTCATGAATCGGTCCGTCGCCACGGATTCATCATCTTGATGGATCAGTGGCACCAGCGTCAGCGCTCACGCCCTTACCGCCATTCGCGGATGATGCGTTTCATGATCGCTTTGAACATCTCGCGGTCTTCGCCGCGACAGCGAACGCCGACATGCCCCATTTCGAGTGTATCCAATCGAAAACCGGGGCTTGAACTCTTGCATTGATACCGGCGTCAGGCTCCCTCCAGACAATAAGCAAGGGTTGCTTAAGTCGCATGTGCCGCCGTCAACGCCGAAGCTCGCCGACAGGAGTGGGCTTGTAGGTGCTGCGCTGGCCAGGACACTGCACTCGTCAGCGGCAATTTCGACATGATTGTCATTGTCGTGTTTTCGGCTTGGCCGATTGCTGATGGCGACTGAGCGCACGGCGTGACAGCAAAAATGACAGGGTAGCCGTTGGCGATCGGTTCGCGTCGGAGCAGGGCTTGCACGGCGCACCATGTGAGGCTATATCGTGCCTCACATGGGATGGAGAGTGATATGCTAGCGTTCGGCAATGTCGCAGACGTGTTGGGGTTGCCCGTTAAAGAGGTGGCGGCGCGGTCGCCTTTCGGGCTGATCTCGCGGATCGAGGATGGACTTCCCATTGGGGCGCTAGAGCGCGTTGCGCATCTTCTGGCGCCTGGCGATGCCCAGTTCAAGTACCGGCTGATCCCTAAGGCGACCTATGAGCGGCGCAAGATGGCACATCGCCTCTCCTCGGACGAAGGCACACGATTGGCCCGCGTGGCGCGCGTCTGGGGGCTTGCTGTCGATGTCTGGCAGAACGAAGAGGAAGCACGCGATTTCTTGTTTCGGCCGCACCCGATGATTGAGGACAAGCGACCGATCGACGTCGTTATCCTGAGCGAGTTCGGCGCCGAAATAGCGGTCGATATCCTCGGAAGTCTGAAGTATGGCAGTGCTGCGTGACGGCG is drawn from Mesorhizobium japonicum MAFF 303099 and contains these coding sequences:
- a CDS encoding antitoxin Xre-like helix-turn-helix domain-containing protein, which gives rise to MLAFGNVADVLGLPVKEVAARSPFGLISRIEDGLPIGALERVAHLLAPGDAQFKYRLIPKATYERRKMAHRLSSDEGTRLARVARVWGLAVDVWQNEEEARDFLFRPHPMIEDKRPIDVVILSEFGAEIAVDILGSLKYGSAA